In Magnolia sinica isolate HGM2019 chromosome 12, MsV1, whole genome shotgun sequence, a single genomic region encodes these proteins:
- the LOC131220793 gene encoding putative pentatricopeptide repeat-containing protein At3g05240: MSRVAIALSYAPRKRPKPPKPPPKPITHEKILHLLKSCASPTHVSQLHALLIRRHLPLRPLVLFCASSNMLITYASLLFPHLPRRADPFLCNSMARGLSDVAPEQAVLLYNDMVRAGPVPDKFTFPIVFKALGPLAAKEKAREAHGTAVKLKVVSDFYVQRGLIDFYAENGEIDDAWKVFDEMSGRGSVGNGGIQAAGKAFPVMSLRNGEIGSAGKVSNAMLHWDSVGNGEKGVDGEALGGVSELSFVENAEIGVGREASEEMPQRNLVVGCSEEEEEVLWLKRAVHAESERRRMKHVIAPLEKCSGMRELKGIHGFMVRNGLNENPILVSRVLIFCANSELGSLDYARAIFEKMDEPSLFLYTTMIRGYADKGFPTEVCDFYNRIFREGLIPDNYLFPPVLKSCGSLNSVSKGEEIHGTVVKLGFESDPFTNNCLITMYADCGAVGPARQVFDGLADPDLVSWNSLISGLNLNCRWDEAISVFREMEVAGVKPNRLTIVSVLTACMGSGNLDAGRLIHEKLDDGMVKCDVVVGTALVDMYARCGQIDFARELFNGMFTRNVLTWNAMVAGYSRLERLEDAVSLFLEMEYVDIKPNQTTLAILLSICTRMKDFGLGKWILHLVEKNKLELTLELGNALIEFSTRLISISVAEGVFERMPERDLFTLNTMIAGYANSKYAREALNLFREMQDLGAEPSKETLAHVLSACGNVGALGIGREINEYINTHEIELDVLLGTALLDMYAKCGCIEEAREVFVMMPEKNLLSWTAMIIGFALNGHSNNAIGLFLEMQRSGIEPDEITFIGILMACNFSGSVDEGYKYLEYMERKCNVKPNLEHYRHMVELLGRRGLLGKALYIVSKMQPQPNGAVWGALLGACRLHGNLRLGMQLGRLLSPIHLKHDNVGFFVQLCDIYATLGDWVAVEKVRALLKATRLTTKLGLSAIELHGVVHEFSENSTSHPQWEEICSMLSSLREQLSMLGYKPNISQVLLGVNDER, translated from the coding sequence ATGTCGAGAGTCGCCATTGCCTTATCCTACGCACCCCGAAAACGCCCCAAACCCCCGAAACCCCCACCAAAACCCATCACCCACGAGAAGATCCTCCATCTCCTCAAATCCTGTGCCTCCCCCACGCACGTTAGCCAGCTTCACGCCCTCCTCATTCGCCGCCACCTCCCTCTCCGCCCCCTCGTGCTATTCTGCGCCTCCTCCAATATGCTAATAACCTACGCATCCCTCCTCTTCCCCCACCTCCCCCGCCGCGCCGATCCCTTCCTCTGCAACTCCATGGCCCGCGGGCTGTCCGACGTGGCACCCGAGCAGGCGGTCCTCCTGTACAATGACATGGTCCGGGCCGGCCCGGTCCCCGACAAGTTCACGTTCCCGATCGTGTTCAAGGCGCTGGGCCCCCTCGCGGCGAAGGAGAAGGCAAGGGAGGCTCATGGCACTGCTGTGAAGCTCAAGGTGGTGTCCGATTTCTACGTGCAGAGGGGTTTGATCGATTTCTATGCTGAAAATGGTGAGATTGATGATGCgtggaaggtgtttgatgaaatgagtgGGAGGGGTTCGGTGGGAAATGGGGGAATCCAAGCTGCGGGGAAGGCATTTCCGGTGATGAGTCTGAGAAATGGTGAAATTGGGTCTGCAGGGAAGGTGTCCAATGCAATGCTGCATTGGGATTCAGTGGGAAATGGGGAGAAGGGAGTTGATGGGGAGGCGTTGGGTGGGGTTTCTGAGTTGAGTTTTGTGGAAAATGCAGAAATTGGAGTTGGGAGGGAAGCGTCCGAGGAAATGCCTCAGAGAAATTTGGTTGTGGGTTGttcggaggaggaggaggaggtttTGTGGTTGAAGAGAGCTGTTCACGCTGAATCAGAGAGGAGGAGAATGAAACATGTGATTGCACCACTGGAGAAGTGTTCAGGAATGAGGGAATTGAAGGGGATTCATGGGTTTATGGTTAGAAACGGGCTCAATGAGAATCCAATTTTGGTAAGCCGGGTTTTGATTTTCTGTGCGAATTCAGAGCTTGGAAGCCTGGATTATGCTCGGGCTATTTTTGAAAAGATGGATGAGCCATCACTGTTCTTGTACACTACTATGATTAGGGGATATGCTGATAAGGGCTTTCCAACGGAAGTCTGTGATTTTTACAATCGGATTTTTAGGGAAGGTTTGATTCCTGATAACTATCTTTTCCCCCCAGTTCTTAAATCGTGCGGTTCTTTGAATTCTGTTTCAAAAGGGGAGGAAATCCATGGAACTGTTGTTAAACTAGGGTTTGAATCAGATCCATTTACGAACAACTGCTTAATAACAATGTATGCTGATTGTGGGGCTGTTGGCCCTGCACGTCAAGTGTTTGATGGTCTGGCAGACCCGGATTTAGTGTCATGGAATTCACTGATTTCAGGGTTGAATCTCAACTGTCGGTGGGATGAGGCGATTTCTGTTTTTAGAGAGATGGAAGTGGCGGGTGTCAAGCCCAACCGATTGACAATTGTGAGTGTGCTGACTGCCTGTATGGGCTCAGGAAACTTGGATGCTGGTAGATTGATTCATGAGAAACTGGACGATGGTATGGTGAAATGTGATGTTGTCGTTGGGACTGCCTTGGTCGACATGTATGCCCGATGCGGGCAGATCGACTTTGCTCGTGAATTGTTTAATGGGATGTTCACAAGGAATGTGCTGACTTGGAATGCCATGGTTGCTGGTTATTCGAGGTTGGAGAGATTAGAAGATGCCGTGAGTCTTTTCCTCGAGATGGAATATGTGGACATTAAGCCGAATCAGACGACGTTGGCGATCCTATTGTCTATTTGCACTCGGATGAAGGATTTTGGTCTGGGTAAATGGATCCTCCACTTGGTTGAGAAGAACAAACTGGAGCTCACATTGGAGCTGGGAAACGCATTGATCGAGTTCTCTACAAGATTGATCAGCATCAGTGTCGCTGAAGGAGTTTTTGAGAGAATGCCCGAGAGAGACTTGTTTACTTTGAATACCATGATAGCCGGCTACGCTAATAGTAAGTATGCTAGAGAGGCATTGAATCTCTTCAGGGAGATGCAAGACTTAGGCGCGGAACCTTCCAAAGAGACGTTGGCACATGTTCTATCAGCCTGTGGAAACGTAGGTGCTCTTGGCATAGGCCGTGAGATTAACGAGTACATAAACacacatgaaattgagttggATGTTTTGTTAGGGACGGCTCTTCTTGACATGTATGCAAAGTGTGGGTGTATCGAGGAAGCTCGGGAAGTGTTTGTGATGATGCCAGAGAAGAACCTCTTGTCGTGGACTGCCATGATCATTGGATTTGCCTTGAATGGGCATTCCAATAACGCCATTGGTTTGTTCTTGGAGATGCAAAGGTCGGGGATTGAACCCGACGAGATCACCTTCATTGGCATCTTGATGGCATGTAATTTTTCTGGCTCGGTTGATGAAGGGTACAAATATCTTGAATACATGGAGCGGAAATGCAATGTTAAACCCAATTTAGAACACTACCGTCATATGGTGGAGCTTCTTGGACGTCGCGGGCTTCTGGGGAAAGCTCTTTACATAGTTAGCAAAATGCAACCACAGCCTAATGGAGCTGTATGGGGGGCATTGTTAGGCGCTTGCCGGCTTCATGGGAATTTGAGATTGGGAATGCAGCTGGGGAGACTCTTGAGCCCGATCCATCTGAAACATGATAATGTTGGCTTTTTCGTTCAGTTGTGTGATATATATGCCACCTTAGGTGATTGGGTTGCGGTCGAGAAGGTGAGGGCCTTGCTGAAGGCTACGAGGCTTACAACGAAGTTGGGTTTGAGCGCGATCGAGTTACATGGTGTTGTTCATGAGTTTTCTGAAAACAGCACATCCCATCCCCAATGGGAGGAGATTTGTTCAATGCTAAGTAGCTTGCGGGAGCAGCTGAGCATGTTGGGATACAAGCCAAATATCTCCCAAGTGCTTCTCGGTGTAAACGATGAACGGTAG